Proteins co-encoded in one Sporosarcina sp. FSL K6-1522 genomic window:
- a CDS encoding aspartate aminotransferase family protein: MNELIELDKKHFIHPTTSIQAQQAEGAKMIVEKGEGIYLTDTEGKVYVDAMSSLWNVNIGHGRKELAEAAKEQMEQLAFSSTFSSFSNEPAIRLAKKIADLAPPSLNAVFFTSGGSESNDSAIKLVRHYWKIQGQAERTKIISLKRGYHGVTAGATSATGIPQFWDMAGHMLTGFAHAKTPYEIGTSASIQSIREVIEAEGPETVAAFLAEPVQGAGGVLIPPTDYFKEIRQLCDEYGILFMADEVITGFGRTGKMFGIEHWEVEPDLLSFAKGVTSGYFPLGGVIVGDKVHEVLKAQSSGVLFHGFTYSGHPTGAAVALKNIEIIENEGLVDNARQRGEELLKGFASIKEEAEIVGDIRTLGLLGALELVQDPKTNKRFSPELKVAPRVIEALHERGVICRAVTYDSTDIICFAPPLVMSKEQVEAMIETLREAVLAVQQELESQLAKLS; encoded by the coding sequence ATGAACGAACTAATCGAATTGGACAAGAAGCACTTTATACACCCGACAACATCTATCCAGGCGCAACAGGCTGAGGGAGCAAAAATGATTGTTGAAAAAGGCGAAGGAATTTACCTGACGGATACGGAAGGCAAAGTGTACGTGGATGCGATGTCTTCATTATGGAACGTCAATATCGGGCACGGTCGTAAAGAGCTTGCGGAGGCAGCGAAAGAACAAATGGAACAGCTTGCATTTAGTTCGACGTTTTCTTCCTTTAGTAATGAACCTGCAATCCGCCTAGCGAAAAAAATTGCGGATCTTGCGCCTCCTAGTTTGAATGCGGTGTTTTTCACATCTGGAGGATCGGAGTCCAATGATTCCGCGATTAAGCTTGTGCGTCATTATTGGAAAATACAAGGACAAGCTGAACGTACTAAAATCATTTCGCTAAAACGGGGCTACCACGGCGTTACGGCGGGTGCGACAAGTGCAACAGGTATTCCACAATTTTGGGATATGGCTGGCCATATGTTAACAGGCTTTGCGCATGCGAAAACGCCATACGAAATTGGGACAAGCGCGTCGATTCAATCGATTCGAGAGGTCATTGAAGCGGAAGGACCAGAAACCGTCGCGGCATTTTTAGCGGAACCAGTACAAGGTGCAGGTGGGGTCTTGATTCCACCGACAGATTACTTCAAAGAAATCCGTCAGCTATGCGATGAATACGGCATTTTGTTTATGGCAGATGAAGTCATCACAGGCTTCGGTCGGACGGGCAAAATGTTCGGTATTGAGCATTGGGAAGTAGAACCGGATCTACTGTCATTTGCAAAAGGTGTGACAAGCGGCTATTTCCCACTAGGTGGTGTCATCGTTGGCGATAAGGTCCATGAAGTATTAAAAGCGCAGTCGTCTGGCGTACTGTTTCATGGCTTTACGTATAGCGGACATCCAACAGGAGCTGCTGTTGCGTTGAAAAACATTGAGATTATCGAGAATGAAGGCTTAGTGGACAATGCGCGTCAGAGAGGCGAAGAGCTCCTCAAAGGATTTGCGTCCATTAAAGAAGAGGCGGAGATTGTAGGAGATATCCGGACACTTGGGCTTCTAGGTGCGCTGGAATTAGTACAGGATCCGAAAACGAATAAGCGTTTTTCTCCAGAACTAAAGGTGGCGCCAAGAGTGATTGAAGCTTTACATGAACGAGGCGTTATTTGTCGAGCAGTTACGTATGATAGCACGGACATTATTTGTTTTGCGCCACCACTCGTGATGAGCAAGGAGCAGGTTGAAGCGATGATTGAAACGTTACGCGAAGCGGTACTCGCAGTTCAACAAGAGTTAGAAAGTCAATTAGCCAAGCTGTCATAA